One region of Baekduia soli genomic DNA includes:
- a CDS encoding co-chaperone GroES codes for MKHHLRPLFDRIVIKELEPERFRRSGLLVPPGTNEPPPQHGIVLAVGQGLDWWEHVGVSMPVTPGDHVVFPASAGVWIDVDEERLLVCRVGEILGVLEEARSGGDRAPLPDHPEDVEPD; via the coding sequence ATGAAGCACCACCTGCGACCGCTGTTCGACCGCATCGTCATCAAGGAGCTCGAGCCCGAGCGCTTCCGGCGCTCCGGCCTGCTGGTGCCGCCCGGCACGAACGAGCCGCCCCCGCAGCACGGGATCGTGCTCGCGGTCGGGCAGGGCCTGGACTGGTGGGAGCACGTCGGGGTCAGCATGCCGGTCACGCCCGGCGACCACGTCGTCTTCCCCGCCTCGGCCGGCGTCTGGATCGACGTCGACGAGGAGCGCCTGCTCGTCTGCCGCGTGGGGGAGATCCTCGGCGTGCTCGAGGAGGCGCGGTCGGGCGGCGACCGCGCGCCGCTGCCCGACCACCCCGAGGACGTCGAACCGGACTAG
- a CDS encoding universal stress protein — MDDRDAPFRSILVAVDGSAHSELALRRAIRLAAADHARLTVMTVVPNVREGAASTWSVPVDPAALQEEADREGQRTLRAAVDQIPGDQPVRSVLRHGHAGPEILAEVAESGHDVIILGARGLGRIGSMAGSVSRHVLHHAKVAVFVAHAPPPAP, encoded by the coding sequence ATGGACGACCGCGACGCGCCGTTCCGCAGCATCCTGGTGGCCGTCGACGGCTCCGCGCACAGCGAGCTGGCGCTCAGGCGCGCGATCCGACTGGCCGCCGCCGACCACGCGCGCCTGACGGTGATGACGGTCGTGCCCAACGTGCGCGAGGGGGCCGCCTCGACGTGGAGCGTGCCCGTCGACCCGGCCGCCCTGCAGGAGGAGGCCGACCGCGAGGGCCAGCGCACCCTGCGCGCGGCGGTCGACCAGATCCCCGGCGACCAGCCCGTGCGCTCCGTGCTGCGCCACGGCCACGCCGGGCCCGAGATCCTGGCCGAGGTCGCCGAGTCCGGCCACGACGTGATCATCCTCGGCGCCCGCGGGCTCGGGCGCATCGGGTCCATGGCGGGCAGCGTCAGCCGCCACGTGCTGCACCACGCCAAGGTCGCGGTCTTCGTGGCCCACGCGCCGCCGCCGGCGCCCTGA
- a CDS encoding TetR/AcrR family transcriptional regulator — protein sequence MARPAPSTDQRGGQELLHRRRLLQAMASVVAEHGYAATTIADVVRVARVSKSTFYAHFDDKEHCYVALYSTATDKVIEAMREADEQAGALGLPWRGHLLAVNRAHLGALAAGGPLTRSMLIEVQTAGPSAQAMRRDVFGRYARLMCELGEAVRRDEPRLRRLSPGIALGIVGGVNELMMEAIERGPVEAITGLVDVATELWAAVLTAPGPG from the coding sequence ATGGCGCGGCCAGCCCCGAGCACCGACCAGCGCGGCGGGCAGGAGCTGCTGCACCGCCGGCGCCTGCTGCAGGCCATGGCCTCCGTGGTGGCCGAGCACGGCTACGCGGCGACGACGATCGCCGACGTCGTGCGGGTCGCTCGGGTCTCCAAGTCGACGTTCTACGCGCACTTCGACGACAAGGAGCACTGCTACGTCGCGCTGTACTCCACCGCCACCGACAAGGTCATCGAGGCCATGCGCGAGGCCGACGAGCAGGCCGGCGCGCTCGGCCTGCCCTGGCGCGGGCACCTCCTGGCCGTCAACCGCGCCCACCTCGGCGCGCTGGCCGCGGGCGGGCCGCTGACGCGGTCGATGCTCATCGAGGTCCAGACCGCCGGCCCGTCGGCCCAGGCCATGCGCCGTGACGTCTTCGGCCGCTACGCGCGGCTGATGTGCGAGCTGGGCGAGGCCGTGCGCCGCGACGAGCCGCGCCTGCGCCGGCTGTCGCCCGGGATCGCGCTCGGGATCGTCGGCGGCGTCAACGAGCTCATGATGGAGGCCATCGAGCGCGGACCGGTCGAGGCGATCACCGGCCTCGTCGACGTCGCCACGGAGCTGTGGGCCGCGGTGCTCACGGCGCCGGGGCCCGGCTGA
- a CDS encoding carbohydrate kinase family protein encodes MSAGAPIVVVGDVMVDVVALPDAWPPEPGTDTPARVRWAGGGAAANVAAWLADGGVPVVLVARVGDDVAGRAAVAELREAGVDVRATATPQRPTGTCVVLVGGDAERTMLTDRGANLALSPADLPGEALTAGGHLHLSGYVLLDAGGRAAGLAALARARAAGMTTSVDPASAGPLAACGAEAALAWLAGADLLLPNLDEARVLTGEAEPEAAARALAAATGAAEVVVTLGAAGALWTDGRSVQRCAAPPAAVLDSTGAGDAFAAGWLAARRAGREPARALRAGCATGARAVAHLGAHPYL; translated from the coding sequence ATGAGCGCGGGCGCGCCGATCGTCGTCGTGGGCGACGTCATGGTCGACGTGGTGGCGCTCCCGGACGCCTGGCCGCCCGAGCCCGGGACCGACACGCCCGCGCGTGTGCGCTGGGCGGGCGGCGGCGCGGCGGCCAACGTCGCCGCCTGGCTGGCCGACGGCGGCGTGCCCGTGGTTCTCGTCGCCCGCGTGGGCGACGACGTGGCCGGGCGCGCGGCGGTCGCCGAGCTGCGCGAGGCCGGCGTCGACGTCCGCGCCACGGCCACCCCGCAGCGCCCGACGGGGACCTGCGTCGTGCTCGTCGGCGGCGACGCGGAGCGCACGATGCTGACCGACCGCGGCGCCAACCTCGCCCTGTCGCCCGCCGACCTGCCCGGGGAGGCCCTGACCGCCGGCGGCCACCTGCACCTCTCGGGCTACGTCCTGCTCGACGCCGGCGGGCGCGCCGCGGGCCTGGCCGCCCTGGCGCGCGCCCGGGCGGCGGGCATGACGACCTCGGTCGACCCGGCGTCGGCCGGCCCGCTGGCGGCCTGCGGCGCCGAGGCCGCCCTGGCCTGGCTGGCGGGCGCCGACCTGCTGCTGCCCAACCTCGACGAGGCCCGGGTGCTCACCGGCGAGGCGGAGCCCGAGGCCGCGGCGCGCGCGCTGGCCGCGGCGACCGGCGCGGCCGAGGTGGTCGTCACGCTGGGCGCCGCCGGGGCGCTGTGGACCGACGGCCGGTCGGTGCAGCGCTGCGCCGCGCCCCCCGCGGCGGTGCTCGACAGCACGGGCGCGGGCGACGCGTTCGCGGCGGGCTGGCTGGCCGCCCGCCGCGCGGGCCGGGAGCCCGCCCGGGCGCTGCGCGCGGGGTGCGCGACCGGGGCGCGAGCCGTGGCGCACCTGGGCGCCCATCCCTACCTGTGA
- a CDS encoding TOBE domain-containing protein: protein MQNLVRIGAAASALGVSVDTLRRWERDGRVVFERQGGQRYLRSDQLAALLRERPAPEHTSARNRLTGVVVAVKRDGVMAQVDLACGPFRIVSLMSREAADELGLEPGVPATAIVKATNVIVDA from the coding sequence ATGCAGAACCTCGTGCGCATCGGGGCCGCCGCCTCGGCGCTGGGCGTCAGCGTCGACACGCTGCGCCGCTGGGAGCGTGACGGCCGCGTCGTCTTCGAGCGCCAGGGCGGCCAGCGCTACCTGCGCTCCGACCAGCTCGCCGCGCTCCTGCGCGAGCGCCCCGCCCCGGAGCACACGAGCGCGCGCAACCGCCTGACCGGCGTCGTGGTCGCCGTCAAGCGCGACGGCGTGATGGCCCAGGTCGACCTCGCCTGCGGGCCGTTCCGGATCGTCTCGCTCATGTCGCGCGAGGCCGCCGACGAGCTGGGCCTCGAGCCCGGCGTGCCGGCCACGGCGATCGTCAAGGCCACCAACGTGATCGTCGACGCCTGA
- a CDS encoding ABC transporter substrate-binding protein, with the protein MPRRRRPTAALVAALAAAVSLSACGGSGSGAGGRPRVQLALDFTANAVHAPLFAAVRTHADHAHGIDLVIRRPAGGPDALKLVAAGRLDLGVLDIQDLAIARERGIDVVAVGALVRSPLAALVARSRIRRPRDLEGHAVGVSGLPSDPAFVDAIVRHDGGDPSRIKEVTIGFNAVSSLFTGRVDAAPVFWNAEGVALRRRHVAIREFRIEDYGAPAYPEVVLVTARRTLQREPGRIRAALLAVRDGMAAVDRDPRAAVTQIAHEAQTPDTGLIAAQLAAVRPIFARDLALDRAVLDRWAAFDARIGIIGRPLDVGRAFAFGFLRAS; encoded by the coding sequence ATGCCGCGTCGCCGTCGCCCCACCGCCGCCCTGGTCGCCGCCCTGGCCGCCGCCGTCTCGCTGTCGGCCTGCGGCGGGTCGGGCAGCGGCGCGGGCGGGCGCCCGCGGGTGCAGCTCGCGCTGGACTTCACCGCCAACGCCGTGCACGCGCCGCTGTTCGCCGCGGTCCGCACCCACGCCGACCACGCCCACGGGATCGACCTGGTCATCCGCCGGCCCGCGGGCGGCCCCGACGCGCTCAAGCTCGTCGCCGCCGGCCGCCTGGACCTCGGCGTGCTCGACATCCAGGACCTCGCCATCGCCCGGGAGCGCGGCATCGACGTCGTGGCCGTCGGCGCCCTGGTCCGCAGCCCGCTGGCCGCGCTCGTCGCGCGCTCGCGCATCCGCCGCCCGCGCGACCTCGAGGGCCACGCCGTCGGGGTCTCGGGCCTGCCGTCCGATCCCGCGTTCGTGGACGCGATCGTCCGCCACGACGGCGGCGACCCGTCGCGGATCAAGGAGGTGACGATCGGCTTCAACGCGGTGTCCAGCCTGTTCACCGGGCGCGTGGACGCAGCCCCGGTGTTCTGGAACGCCGAGGGCGTCGCCCTGCGCCGCCGGCATGTCGCGATCCGCGAGTTCCGCATCGAGGACTACGGCGCGCCGGCCTACCCCGAGGTCGTGCTCGTCACGGCGCGGCGCACGCTGCAACGCGAGCCGGGCCGGATCCGCGCCGCGTTGCTGGCGGTCCGCGACGGCATGGCCGCGGTGGACCGCGACCCGCGCGCCGCCGTCACGCAGATCGCCCACGAGGCCCAGACGCCCGACACCGGGCTCATCGCCGCCCAGCTGGCCGCCGTGCGGCCGATCTTCGCCCGCGACCTGGCCCTGGACCGGGCCGTCCTGGACCGCTGGGCGGCCTTCGACGCACGGATCGGCATCATCGGCCGTCCGCTCGACGTCGGCCGCGCGTTCGCCTTCGGGTTCCTGCGCGCGAGCTGA
- a CDS encoding RNA polymerase sigma factor — translation MTSAVAIAVTVGSMEPDGPPRLLDPARLGDHVDRLYRAALALCGNRHDAEDLVQDTYARVLAKPRLLRRDDDLGYLLRVLRNTFLNRIRTAQRRPAPVELDPERHPGTRPGDPRDPEAALRISELLAAIGALPGDQRDAVIAIDVVGLSYREAARALQAKEATITTRLHRGRARLAGLLGAADPAPGASYR, via the coding sequence ATGACGTCGGCCGTCGCGATCGCCGTTACAGTCGGCTCGATGGAGCCCGACGGGCCGCCCAGGCTGCTGGACCCCGCCCGGCTCGGCGACCACGTCGACCGGCTCTACCGCGCCGCGCTCGCCCTCTGCGGCAACCGCCACGACGCCGAGGACCTCGTCCAGGACACCTACGCCCGCGTGCTGGCCAAGCCGCGGCTGCTGCGCCGCGACGACGACCTGGGCTACCTGCTGCGGGTCCTGCGCAACACGTTCCTCAACCGCATCCGCACCGCGCAGCGCCGCCCGGCGCCGGTGGAGCTCGACCCCGAGCGCCATCCCGGCACGCGGCCCGGCGACCCCCGCGACCCCGAGGCCGCGCTGCGCATCAGCGAGCTCCTCGCGGCGATCGGTGCGCTGCCCGGCGACCAGCGCGACGCGGTCATCGCCATCGACGTCGTCGGGCTGTCCTACCGTGAGGCGGCGCGGGCCCTGCAGGCCAAGGAGGCCACGATCACCACCCGCCTGCACCGCGGCCGGGCACGCCTGGCCGGCCTGCTCGGCGCCGCCGACCCCGCCCCGGGCGCCTCGTACCGATGA
- a CDS encoding nuclear transport factor 2 family protein, with product MTDITDLVTTYIAVWNEGDADRRRALVAQAFSPDAAYLDPLMEGRGHDGIDAMVAGAQAQFPGHRFVLAGAPDAHHDRVRFAWHLVPEDGGAPAAIGIDFATLDDDGRLRAVTGFLEPV from the coding sequence ATGACCGACATCACCGACCTCGTCACGACCTACATCGCCGTCTGGAACGAGGGCGACGCGGACCGGCGCCGCGCGCTCGTCGCGCAGGCCTTCTCGCCCGACGCCGCCTACCTCGACCCGCTCATGGAGGGCCGCGGCCACGACGGCATCGATGCGATGGTCGCCGGGGCGCAGGCGCAGTTCCCCGGCCACCGCTTCGTCCTGGCCGGCGCCCCCGACGCCCACCACGACCGCGTGCGCTTCGCGTGGCACCTCGTACCGGAGGACGGCGGCGCGCCCGCGGCCATCGGGATCGACTTCGCGACGCTCGACGACGACGGGCGGCTGCGCGCGGTGACGGGCTTCCTGGAGCCCGTCTAG
- a CDS encoding TetR/AcrR family transcriptional regulator, which yields MTPPATRRAPRRDAQRNRERILTAAREVVAERGVGATMEDIAARAGVGVGSLYRMVPTKDELFAGILAEEAERMADAAQRALALPEGERAFLAWMAEAAEWGAANRAFINVLAARDASEPMPRLLSARLRALLRELVARGQADGDLRDDVAASDVLMVLLATARVSEGTVDTAKAYSRRFLALQLDALRPGGDPLPGRPLTDRELELTLDALALSRRAAPGGRA from the coding sequence GTGACCCCACCCGCCACACGACGCGCCCCCCGTCGCGACGCCCAGCGCAACCGCGAGCGCATCCTGACCGCCGCACGCGAGGTCGTCGCCGAGCGCGGCGTCGGCGCCACGATGGAGGACATCGCCGCGCGCGCCGGCGTCGGCGTCGGCTCGCTGTACCGCATGGTGCCGACCAAGGACGAGCTCTTCGCGGGCATCCTGGCCGAGGAGGCCGAGCGCATGGCCGACGCGGCGCAGCGCGCGCTCGCGCTGCCCGAGGGCGAGCGGGCCTTCCTGGCCTGGATGGCCGAGGCGGCCGAGTGGGGCGCGGCCAACCGCGCGTTCATCAACGTGCTCGCCGCCCGCGACGCGAGCGAGCCGATGCCCCGGCTGCTCTCGGCCCGCCTGCGCGCGCTGCTGCGCGAGCTCGTCGCCCGCGGCCAGGCCGACGGGGACCTGCGCGACGACGTCGCCGCGTCCGACGTGCTCATGGTCCTCCTGGCGACCGCGCGCGTCAGCGAGGGCACGGTCGACACGGCCAAGGCCTACTCGCGCCGCTTCCTGGCGCTGCAGCTCGACGCGCTGCGCCCCGGCGGCGACCCGCTGCCCGGGCGGCCGCTGACCGACCGCGAGCTCGAGCTGACGCTCGACGCGCTGGCCCTCAGCCGCCGGGCCGCGCCCGGCGGCCGGGCGTGA
- a CDS encoding phosphoribosyltransferase: MSLRPRPASPFADRTAAGDVLGAEVARLLAGEPAPVVLGLPRGGVPVAAGVARALGAPLDVLVVRKLGVPGHEELAFGALASGGVRVLNDDVVAEAGLGEDEMAEVARREGAELERREHRYRPGRPPVEVQGRTVDLVDDGLATGATMSAAVHAVRVRAARRVVVAVPVGSAFACDRLAAEADALLCCLEPVRFQAVGRWYRDFTAVGDDAVAAILASGG; this comes from the coding sequence ATGTCGCTCCGCCCCCGCCCCGCCTCCCCGTTCGCCGACCGCACCGCGGCCGGCGACGTCCTGGGCGCCGAGGTCGCCCGCCTGCTGGCCGGCGAGCCCGCCCCCGTCGTCCTCGGGCTGCCGCGCGGCGGGGTGCCGGTCGCCGCCGGGGTCGCCCGGGCGCTGGGCGCGCCGCTCGACGTCCTCGTCGTGCGCAAGCTCGGCGTGCCCGGCCACGAGGAGCTGGCGTTCGGGGCGCTGGCCTCCGGCGGCGTGCGGGTCCTCAACGACGACGTCGTCGCCGAGGCCGGGCTCGGCGAGGACGAGATGGCCGAGGTGGCCCGGCGCGAGGGCGCCGAGCTCGAGCGCCGCGAGCACCGCTACCGGCCCGGGCGCCCGCCCGTCGAGGTCCAGGGGCGCACCGTCGACCTCGTCGACGACGGGTTGGCGACCGGCGCGACGATGTCGGCCGCCGTGCACGCCGTCCGCGTCCGCGCCGCGCGCCGCGTCGTGGTCGCCGTGCCCGTCGGGTCGGCCTTCGCATGCGACCGCCTGGCCGCCGAGGCCGACGCCCTGCTCTGCTGCCTGGAGCCGGTCCGCTTCCAGGCCGTGGGCCGCTGGTACCGGGACTTCACCGCGGTCGGCGACGACGCCGTCGCGGCGATCCTCGCGTCGGGCGGCTGA
- a CDS encoding pseudouridine-5'-phosphate glycosidase, producing the protein MLTVADEVAAALDRGRAVVALESTIISHGLPRPDNARIAREIEQAVRDAGAVPATIALVDGRVRVGLDDEGLAAIADREDVVKCSARDLAIAAARGATGATTVAATAHVASRAGIGLFATGGLGGVHREARDTWDESADLVALARTRICVVCAGVKSILDIPATLERLETLGVAVAGYRTSRFPAFYLTDSGHDLPWRLDSPQEIAAVLAARAGLGLDGSALVVANPLAPGAQLDPALHEQVVGEALRDAERDGVRGRDVTPFLLARLHERTGGESLRANVALVLANARLAAEIAVAAAG; encoded by the coding sequence ATGCTCACCGTCGCCGACGAGGTCGCCGCCGCCCTGGATCGGGGCCGCGCGGTCGTGGCCCTCGAGTCCACGATCATCTCCCATGGCCTGCCGCGCCCCGACAACGCCCGGATCGCGCGTGAGATCGAGCAGGCCGTGCGCGACGCGGGCGCGGTGCCGGCGACGATCGCGCTCGTCGACGGCCGGGTGCGCGTCGGGCTCGACGACGAGGGCCTGGCGGCGATCGCCGACCGCGAGGACGTCGTGAAGTGCAGCGCGCGCGACCTGGCCATCGCGGCGGCCCGCGGCGCCACCGGCGCGACGACGGTCGCCGCCACGGCGCACGTCGCCTCCCGGGCCGGGATCGGCCTGTTCGCCACCGGCGGGCTGGGCGGCGTGCACCGCGAGGCCCGCGACACCTGGGACGAGTCCGCCGACCTCGTCGCGCTGGCCCGCACCCGCATCTGCGTCGTGTGCGCCGGCGTGAAGTCGATCCTGGACATCCCCGCGACCCTCGAGCGGCTGGAGACGCTCGGCGTCGCGGTCGCGGGCTACCGGACCTCGCGCTTCCCGGCCTTCTACCTCACCGACAGCGGCCACGACCTGCCGTGGCGGCTGGACTCCCCGCAGGAGATCGCCGCCGTGCTGGCGGCGCGCGCCGGGCTGGGCCTGGACGGCAGCGCGCTCGTCGTGGCCAACCCGCTGGCGCCCGGCGCGCAGCTCGACCCCGCGCTGCACGAGCAGGTGGTCGGCGAGGCGTTGCGCGACGCGGAGCGCGACGGCGTCCGCGGCCGCGACGTCACGCCGTTCCTGCTCGCGCGCCTGCACGAGCGCACGGGCGGCGAGAGCCTGCGGGCCAACGTGGCGCTCGTGCTCGCCAACGCCCGGCTGGCGGCCGAGATCGCGGTCGCCGCCGCCGGATGA
- a CDS encoding methyltransferase family protein: MHRTQAARGTTLFVLLGPGLEAGVGPWLLTRTDVGGGGDWPAALRAAGVVLMVAGLAVLAGVLLRFVTHGAGTPSPAAPTTRLIVTGAYRHVRHPMYLATATVIAGEALAFAQPVLLGAAALYLAALGTFGRLVEEPRLARRFGPAYDAYRAAVPAWWPRLTPWRPPPA, encoded by the coding sequence GTGCACCGGACCCAGGCCGCGAGGGGCACCACCCTGTTCGTGCTGCTCGGCCCGGGACTCGAGGCCGGCGTCGGCCCGTGGCTGCTCACGCGCACGGACGTGGGCGGCGGCGGGGACTGGCCGGCGGCGCTGCGCGCCGCGGGGGTCGTCCTGATGGTCGCGGGCCTCGCGGTGCTGGCGGGCGTGCTGCTGCGCTTCGTGACCCACGGGGCGGGGACGCCGTCGCCGGCGGCGCCGACGACGCGCCTCATCGTCACCGGCGCCTACCGTCACGTGCGCCACCCGATGTACCTGGCGACCGCGACGGTCATCGCCGGGGAGGCCCTGGCCTTCGCCCAGCCCGTGCTGCTGGGCGCGGCGGCGCTCTACCTGGCGGCGCTGGGCACGTTCGGCCGCCTCGTCGAGGAGCCCCGGCTGGCGCGCCGCTTCGGCCCGGCCTACGACGCCTACCGCGCCGCGGTGCCGGCCTGGTGGCCGCGGCTGACGCCCTGGCGGCCGCCCCCGGCCTGA
- a CDS encoding flavin-containing monooxygenase, whose product MDVPTTTPPRHVRVAIIGAGFGGLGTAIRLDRQGDDDFLVFERAEDVGGTWWANTYPGCQCDIPSHLYSFSFAPNPEWTRTYPEQPEIRDYLRACVTRFGIADRIRLRTEVTGADWDEAAGRWALQTSAGPFTADVLVAAPGPLSAPSVPDLPGLADFAGTVFHTARWNHDHDLTGRRVAFVGTGASAIQAVPEVQRVAGHLDVFQRTPPWVVPHRDRPITRAERALYRRVPVAQRLVRSVVYGLRELLVPGLAYRPALMGAVQRLALKHLADQVPDPALRARVTPDYAIGCKRILPSNRWYPALGAPNVDLVTSAIAAVRPDGVVSADGAFHPADTIIFGTGFHVTDIPLAGIVRGVGGRRLADVWDRSPQAYRGTAVAGFPNLFLLVGPNVGLGHNSIVFMIEAQITYLLGALAEMRRRGAGRVEVRPAAQAAYNVGLQGRMGRTVWNTGGCSSWYLDATGRNTTIWPDFTWRFWAQARRFDAAAYDLAPAVP is encoded by the coding sequence ATGGATGTTCCTACGACGACGCCGCCGCGTCACGTCCGCGTGGCGATCATCGGCGCCGGCTTCGGCGGGCTGGGCACCGCGATCCGCCTGGACCGGCAGGGCGACGACGACTTCCTCGTCTTCGAGCGCGCCGAGGACGTCGGCGGCACGTGGTGGGCCAACACGTATCCCGGCTGCCAGTGCGACATCCCCTCGCACCTGTACTCGTTCTCCTTCGCCCCCAACCCGGAGTGGACGCGCACCTACCCCGAGCAGCCCGAGATCCGCGACTACCTGCGCGCCTGCGTCACGCGCTTCGGGATCGCCGACCGCATCCGGCTGCGCACGGAGGTCACCGGCGCCGACTGGGACGAGGCGGCCGGGCGCTGGGCCCTGCAGACCTCGGCCGGGCCCTTCACCGCCGACGTGCTCGTCGCCGCGCCGGGGCCGCTCAGCGCTCCGTCGGTCCCCGACCTGCCCGGCCTGGCGGACTTCGCGGGCACGGTGTTCCACACCGCGCGCTGGAACCACGACCACGACCTCACGGGCCGCCGCGTGGCGTTCGTGGGGACGGGCGCCTCGGCGATCCAGGCCGTGCCGGAGGTCCAGCGCGTCGCCGGCCACCTCGACGTCTTCCAGCGCACCCCGCCGTGGGTCGTCCCCCATCGCGACCGGCCGATCACCCGCGCCGAGCGCGCGCTGTATCGGCGCGTCCCGGTCGCCCAGCGCCTCGTGCGCTCGGTGGTCTACGGGCTGCGCGAGCTGCTCGTGCCGGGTCTGGCCTACCGACCCGCGCTCATGGGCGCCGTGCAGCGCCTGGCGCTCAAGCACCTGGCCGACCAGGTCCCCGACCCCGCGCTGCGCGCCAGGGTCACCCCGGACTATGCCATCGGCTGCAAGCGCATCCTGCCGTCCAACCGCTGGTATCCGGCGCTCGGCGCCCCGAACGTCGACCTCGTGACCTCGGCGATCGCCGCGGTGCGCCCCGACGGCGTCGTCTCGGCCGACGGGGCGTTCCACCCCGCCGACACCATCATCTTCGGCACCGGCTTCCACGTGACCGACATCCCCCTGGCCGGGATCGTTCGCGGCGTCGGCGGCCGGCGGCTGGCCGACGTCTGGGACCGCTCGCCGCAGGCCTACCGCGGCACGGCGGTCGCCGGGTTCCCGAACCTCTTCCTGCTCGTGGGCCCCAACGTGGGCCTGGGCCACAACTCGATCGTCTTCATGATCGAGGCGCAGATCACCTACCTGCTCGGCGCGCTGGCCGAGATGCGCCGGCGCGGCGCGGGGCGGGTCGAGGTGCGCCCGGCCGCCCAGGCGGCCTACAACGTGGGCCTGCAGGGCCGGATGGGGCGCACGGTCTGGAACACGGGCGGCTGCTCGAGCTGGTACCTGGACGCCACGGGCCGCAACACGACGATCTGGCCGGACTTCACCTGGCGCTTCTGGGCGCAGGCGCGGCGCTTCGACGCCGCGGCCTACGACCTGGCCCCGGCCGTCCCGTAG
- a CDS encoding queuosine salvage family protein, translated as MPSPTLPDEVRRHCAAVAASARHIRIDVGAAAYTAGTAGLHAGDHFLEGEPDDVARYVLILDAINFGSGWFPTLRDGSTNGMTRRLTAHARAHGGPWDALALRAMDAATVAGVLGEDPAHPLMALYARGLAQLGALLGDRRALDLVADARGSAARLARMLADGLPFYADHGFYKRAQITANDLALAGVAAFADLDSLTVFADNLLPHVLRTDGVLVLDAGLQRRLDAGVPLAAGSREEVEMRACAVHACEGLARAAGVPPRLLDNWLWHRGLQPRYAARPAHRTQTVFY; from the coding sequence ATGCCGTCCCCCACGCTGCCCGACGAGGTTCGCCGCCACTGCGCCGCCGTCGCGGCGTCGGCGCGCCACATCCGCATCGACGTCGGCGCGGCCGCCTACACCGCGGGCACCGCCGGCCTGCACGCCGGCGACCACTTCCTGGAGGGCGAGCCCGACGACGTCGCCCGCTACGTCCTGATCCTCGACGCCATCAACTTCGGCTCGGGGTGGTTCCCCACGCTGCGCGACGGCAGCACGAACGGGATGACCCGGCGGCTGACCGCCCACGCCCGCGCCCACGGCGGCCCCTGGGACGCCCTGGCGCTGCGCGCGATGGACGCCGCCACGGTCGCCGGCGTGCTCGGCGAGGACCCCGCCCACCCGCTCATGGCGCTCTACGCCCGCGGCCTGGCCCAGCTCGGGGCCCTGCTCGGCGACCGCCGGGCGCTCGACCTCGTCGCCGACGCGCGGGGCTCGGCCGCCCGGCTGGCCCGCATGCTGGCCGACGGCCTGCCGTTCTACGCCGACCACGGCTTCTACAAGCGCGCCCAGATCACCGCCAACGACCTCGCGCTGGCCGGCGTCGCGGCGTTCGCCGACCTCGACTCGCTCACGGTCTTCGCCGACAACCTGCTGCCCCACGTGCTGCGCACCGACGGCGTCCTGGTCCTGGACGCCGGCCTGCAGCGCCGCCTGGACGCCGGCGTGCCGCTGGCGGCCGGCAGCCGCGAGGAGGTCGAGATGCGAGCCTGCGCGGTCCACGCGTGCGAGGGGCTGGCCCGCGCCGCAGGGGTTCCGCCGCGGCTGCTGGACAACTGGCTCTGGCACCGCGGGCTGCAGCCCCGCTACGCCGCGCGGCCCGCGCACCGCACGCAGACCGTCTTCTACTGA
- a CDS encoding TetR/AcrR family transcriptional regulator, whose product MIDEDPEPPDVLPRGRHAASREVVAESQRRRMLVALAEVVAEKGYGATSVADVIEGARVSRRTFYEHFANKEECFLAAYDAGVQSLLHAIAASPGPTADDPERARRAAAGTYLGLLADNPAFARAFLVEVLAAGPRALQRRAAVRERFAGFLAERHLATALRTGEPQPPAHVFRAAVGAIDELVTDRLLTQGAASLPGLLDAVVDVERRLLSRAPAP is encoded by the coding sequence TTGATCGACGAGGATCCCGAACCCCCGGACGTCCTGCCGCGCGGCCGCCACGCCGCCTCGCGCGAGGTCGTCGCCGAGTCCCAGCGCCGCCGGATGCTCGTCGCGCTGGCCGAGGTCGTGGCGGAGAAGGGCTACGGGGCGACGTCGGTCGCCGACGTCATCGAGGGCGCCCGCGTCTCGCGTCGCACGTTCTACGAGCACTTCGCCAACAAGGAGGAGTGTTTCCTGGCCGCCTACGACGCCGGGGTCCAGAGCCTCCTGCACGCCATCGCCGCGTCGCCGGGCCCCACCGCCGACGATCCCGAGCGCGCCCGGCGCGCGGCCGCAGGCACCTACCTCGGTCTCCTGGCCGACAACCCGGCGTTCGCCCGCGCGTTCCTCGTCGAGGTGCTCGCCGCGGGTCCGCGGGCGCTGCAGCGCCGGGCCGCCGTGCGCGAGCGCTTCGCCGGCTTCCTGGCCGAGCGCCACCTGGCCACGGCGCTGCGCACGGGGGAGCCGCAGCCGCCGGCGCACGTCTTCCGCGCCGCCGTCGGGGCGATCGACGAGCTCGTCACCGACCGCCTGCTGACCCAGGGCGCCGCGAGCCTGCCTGGCCTGCTGGACGCCGTGGTCGACGTCGAGCGCCGGCTGCTCAGCCGGGCCCCGGCGCCGTGA